One window of Novipirellula aureliae genomic DNA carries:
- a CDS encoding NAD(P)-dependent alcohol dehydrogenase: MMTSRVLPEEQEVRQNLPVNMRAIVYRDYGGPEVLELAETKTPFPDPKKVIIRVEAAGVNPIDYRLRAGQARYVLPGGFPRIPGYDVAGTIVFAPGESGFYPGDRVMAFLDNKYGGGYAEYARCRSNSVAKIPEDMSIEHAAAIPLAATTALQSLRDHGKLKAKDRVLINGASGGVGAFAVQIAKAYGALVTGVASGANESFVMSLGADEFIDYEKVDFTRAGQAWDLIFDAAGKSGYLKARNVMTQKGRFVSTEPNLSGAIMTILTKFSSKGGVIMLATPSRDDLRELVQLYTDEKLTVTIDHLFPLAQASDAHKRIEKGVDRGKIVLTTK, translated from the coding sequence ATGATGACTTCGAGGGTATTGCCGGAAGAACAGGAAGTTCGTCAAAATTTACCGGTCAACATGCGGGCGATCGTGTACCGAGACTACGGTGGTCCTGAAGTGTTGGAGCTTGCCGAAACCAAAACACCTTTTCCCGATCCAAAGAAAGTCATCATCCGAGTCGAAGCGGCGGGAGTCAATCCAATCGACTATCGACTTCGTGCCGGCCAAGCTCGTTATGTATTGCCAGGCGGCTTCCCGAGAATTCCTGGCTATGACGTCGCAGGAACGATCGTGTTTGCCCCCGGCGAAAGCGGTTTCTACCCCGGCGATCGTGTCATGGCATTCTTGGACAATAAGTATGGTGGCGGTTATGCAGAGTACGCACGGTGTCGATCCAATAGTGTCGCCAAAATCCCCGAAGACATGTCTATCGAACACGCGGCGGCAATTCCTTTGGCGGCCACCACGGCACTCCAATCGCTGCGCGATCACGGAAAACTAAAGGCAAAGGATCGAGTGCTGATCAACGGGGCAAGTGGTGGGGTCGGAGCCTTTGCCGTTCAGATTGCCAAAGCCTACGGAGCACTTGTTACAGGAGTCGCGAGCGGTGCCAATGAATCGTTTGTGATGTCACTCGGTGCCGATGAATTCATCGATTACGAAAAAGTCGATTTCACCCGGGCGGGTCAAGCCTGGGATCTGATCTTTGATGCCGCTGGTAAAAGTGGTTACCTCAAAGCTCGCAACGTGATGACCCAAAAGGGCCGCTTCGTTTCAACCGAGCCGAATTTGTCAGGTGCCATCATGACTATTTTAACCAAATTTTCGTCCAAAGGTGGTGTGATCATGTTGGCAACACCTTCACGTGATGATTTGCGCGAACTCGTGCAGCTGTATACTGACGAGAAGCTGACGGTGACGATCGATCATCTCTTCCCACTCGCGCAAGCAAGCGATGCACACAAGCGGATCGAAAAAGGTGTTGACCGAGGAAAAATTGTCCTGACAACCAAGTAG
- a CDS encoding lipopolysaccharide biosynthesis protein: MNRHVGIGIRIPLILISINVIGVLLGYGATMIVANSLAPVAFEHYITAVATLSLLSSLGETGFGKYALRIIPAYRGEGKAYHVRLYVALSVFSVIIFSALIAAVGYPIAIRLLDSPHPLTLRLAFLGMPLIALAAVAIDMWFAFLHPLFGVVLARIVMPATTFGLLITCIYQDLLSPMGAVGCYLSGSVAVLVVSALAIWQSNVLNQASTEPKSHVEKKSIARFFVQWWSWIKISSSYLQYYLLIIVIWRSPLVIASYLPHAAGDVAHLAPAFELGCLVSLIGKATDKYYQPILAEHLQRCRWRHVRVLMARRGRIVWAVVLVYLLTIFLGGPAILNLYGERYTVGYGWMLIIGIGSSAWTVCSFTSSCLLYTGKNQIFVTLAGLHILATFTFMAWLFPAYGPLGAAIAFTIPLLSLSASVVAFSMRRLRRLSKNLAQDWAYLRET; encoded by the coding sequence ATGAATCGGCATGTCGGAATCGGTATTCGCATACCTTTGATTTTGATCTCGATCAATGTCATTGGCGTTTTGCTCGGTTATGGCGCGACCATGATCGTCGCAAATTCGCTTGCGCCAGTCGCATTCGAGCATTACATTACAGCGGTTGCCACCTTAAGCTTACTCTCGAGTCTCGGTGAAACCGGCTTTGGGAAGTATGCTCTAAGAATCATTCCAGCGTACCGAGGCGAAGGCAAAGCCTATCATGTTCGTCTCTACGTGGCTTTGTCCGTATTTAGCGTTATCATCTTCAGTGCGTTGATTGCGGCGGTAGGATACCCGATCGCAATTCGCCTACTCGATTCGCCGCATCCACTAACCCTTCGATTGGCATTTTTGGGAATGCCACTTATTGCTCTGGCTGCCGTTGCGATTGACATGTGGTTTGCCTTTCTTCATCCGCTGTTCGGTGTCGTTCTTGCTCGGATCGTGATGCCTGCGACAACGTTCGGTTTGTTGATTACTTGCATCTACCAAGACCTGCTGTCGCCTATGGGTGCGGTTGGTTGTTACCTGTCAGGTTCCGTAGCGGTGCTCGTCGTTTCCGCCCTGGCCATTTGGCAATCCAACGTGCTAAACCAAGCTTCAACGGAACCGAAATCGCATGTCGAAAAGAAATCGATAGCAAGATTTTTCGTACAATGGTGGTCATGGATCAAAATCAGCTCTTCCTATTTACAATACTACTTATTGATCATCGTGATCTGGCGGTCGCCTTTGGTAATCGCCAGTTACTTGCCGCACGCAGCAGGCGATGTAGCACACCTTGCCCCTGCGTTCGAGCTTGGCTGTTTAGTCTCCCTGATCGGCAAGGCGACCGACAAGTACTACCAACCGATTCTAGCTGAGCATCTTCAACGGTGCCGTTGGCGGCATGTGCGAGTCCTGATGGCTCGCCGGGGGAGAATCGTTTGGGCCGTCGTCCTGGTCTACCTGCTGACAATCTTTCTGGGCGGGCCTGCAATATTGAATTTGTATGGCGAGAGGTATACGGTGGGCTATGGGTGGATGCTGATCATCGGGATTGGTTCGAGTGCCTGGACGGTGTGCTCGTTCACGTCGAGTTGCCTTTTGTATACAGGGAAAAACCAAATCTTCGTGACTTTGGCGGGGTTGCATATTTTGGCGACGTTTACTTTTATGGCGTGGCTGTTCCCCGCCTATGGCCCTCTCGGAGCAGCGATCGCTTTTACTATTCCGCTGCTCTCTCTCTCCGCAAGCGTCGTTGCATTCTCCATGCGCCGACTGCGCCGACTCAGCAAGAATTTAGCTCAAGATTGGGCATACCTCCGCGAGACCTGA
- a CDS encoding NAD(P)/FAD-dependent oxidoreductase, which yields MTDSDDSVRQSEPLAESRHVVVIGGGVVGIACAHYLNLGGFRVTVVDKSRIGSGCSHGNCGYISPSHALPLAEPGALTKTFKAMLKPNSPMRIRPGLNVSLWKWLLKFSLRCNANDCNQSGRAIHPLLTSAMQLYEELVDSFHLNCEWTRQGLMFVYENQSAFDSYASTDELLRRDFNEPAKRFTKAELLDFEPSLREHVVGAWYFEHDAHLRPDRLLESWRDSLLERGVEFVEQQALTGINEQDGAADRVLLSSQTIDADEFVIATGAWTPQLEKILRYQIPIQPGKGYSVTMPRPQVCPETPMIFPEHKVAVTPWQSELRLGSMMEFIGFDSRIDPKRLRLLTEVARRYLKSELPTEFSETWCGWRPMTYDSTPVIDRCPSFSNVYIAAGHNMLGLSMAPATGKLIGEMISGKPTHLAVEPYRADRF from the coding sequence ATGACCGATTCGGATGATTCGGTTCGGCAATCTGAGCCGTTGGCCGAATCACGGCACGTCGTCGTCATTGGCGGGGGAGTGGTCGGAATCGCTTGTGCTCACTACTTGAACCTTGGTGGATTTAGGGTCACCGTCGTCGACAAAAGCCGCATCGGAAGCGGATGCTCGCATGGCAATTGCGGCTACATCAGCCCAAGCCACGCATTGCCCCTTGCCGAACCGGGCGCTCTAACGAAAACGTTCAAGGCTATGCTGAAGCCGAACTCGCCGATGCGAATTCGCCCTGGCCTGAACGTATCGCTCTGGAAATGGTTACTCAAGTTTTCGCTCCGCTGCAATGCAAACGATTGCAACCAGTCAGGGCGTGCGATCCATCCGCTGCTGACCTCCGCCATGCAGCTTTACGAAGAGCTTGTCGATTCGTTCCATTTGAATTGTGAATGGACCCGCCAAGGATTGATGTTCGTGTACGAGAACCAATCAGCATTCGATTCTTACGCTTCAACGGACGAACTGCTAAGACGCGATTTCAACGAACCGGCGAAGCGATTCACAAAAGCAGAATTGCTGGACTTCGAACCTTCGCTTCGGGAACACGTCGTTGGCGCTTGGTACTTTGAACACGATGCCCATTTGCGTCCCGATCGATTACTGGAGTCTTGGCGGGACTCACTACTCGAACGTGGTGTGGAATTTGTTGAACAACAAGCGTTGACCGGAATCAATGAGCAGGATGGTGCCGCTGATCGCGTTTTGCTTTCCTCTCAAACAATCGATGCCGACGAATTCGTCATTGCTACCGGTGCATGGACGCCCCAGCTAGAAAAAATCTTGCGTTACCAGATTCCGATCCAACCCGGCAAAGGCTATTCGGTGACGATGCCACGACCACAGGTTTGCCCTGAAACGCCAATGATTTTTCCCGAACACAAGGTGGCGGTCACCCCCTGGCAATCCGAACTGAGGCTCGGCTCGATGATGGAGTTCATCGGTTTCGATTCGAGAATCGATCCGAAACGCCTACGCTTGCTCACCGAAGTTGCACGAAGATACTTGAAGAGCGAATTGCCGACCGAGTTTTCGGAAACTTGGTGTGGATGGCGGCCAATGACCTACGATAGCACTCCCGTCATTGATCGGTGCCCAAGTTTCTCGAACGTCTACATCGCTGCCGGACATAACATGCTAGGCCTCAGCATGGCTCCCGCCACGGGCAAACTGATCGGTGAAATGATCTCGGGCAAACCAACGCATCTAGCCGTCGAGCCCTACCGAGCCGATCGATTTTGA